A region of the Agromyces sp. CF514 genome:
TCGCCGACGGGTATCCGGCCGCCGCCGCATCACCCGGGGAGCTCTGGTACTCCGACGAGCTGCTCGAGCGGCTCTGCCGTGAGGCGATGGCCGACGGGTTCACGCAGATCAAGCTCAAGGTGGGCGCGAACCTCGCCGACGACCGTCGTCGGCTCGCGATCGCCCGCGAGGTGTGCGGACCGGACATCGCGATCGCGGTCGACGCCGATCGCCGATGGGGCGTCGACGAGGCCGTCTGGTGGATCTCCGCGTTGAGCGAGTTCGACCTGCACTGGGTCGAGGATCCCACCAGTCCCGTCGACATCCTCGGGCACGCCGCCATCGCCCACGCCGTCACCCCGGTGCCGATCGCCACCGGGGAGCACGCGCTGAGCCCGGTCATGGTGAAGCAGCTGCTGCAGTTGAACGCCATCGGCTACCTCCAGATCGACGCGACCGCCGTCAACGAGAACATCGCGACCCTCCTCCTCGCCGCGGGCACCGGGGTGCCGGTCTGCCCGCGCGCGGGCGGCGCAGGCCTCTCCGAGGTCGTGCAGCACCTCGCCATGTTCGACTACGTCGCCGTCAGCGGGTCGATGGAGGGGCGTTCGATCGAGTACGTCGATCGATACCACGAGCATTTCGTGACGCCGGCCGAGGTCCGCGCCGGTCGGTACCGGGCCCCGCTCGTCGCGGGATCCGGCGCGGAGATGCTCCCGACCAGCCTCGGCGACCACATGTGGCCGATGCTCGCCGCGCTCGACGGCGTCGCCTGACCGCTCGAGCCCGGTGACGGGCGCGGCATCCGGCGGTCCTGCGGCCGGCGTCCATGGCGCCTTCGGAGCCCTGGGCGCGTCGGTCGCACGCGCGAACCCGAATTGTTGTGAATCAGGATGATTCGCCGCAGCCCGGGTCTCGGCACGGGCATGGAGCGCGCGATCGGCTTGAATCCGGGGCATCCGTTAATTCTGCTTGACAAACAACAAAAACGGTCCATAGCATCGGCCCGAGCGCTGTCACTGTCGACCGAGGTCTGGTCGTCGCTGGAGCGCGACCGACCGACGACACTCAGGAGCGCATCGTGCACAGAGCAGTCCCCATCCCACGAACCCGTCGGCGTACGACGGCGTTCGCGACCGCCTTCGCGGTCATAGCCGGCCTCGCGTTGCCGGCGCTGTGGAGCCCACCACCGGCGGCGCAGGCCGCAGACCTCGAGGCGACGGCCGACTTCCGCGTCCTCGTGTTCTCGGAGACGGCCGGCTTCCGCCACGGGTCGATCACCCCGGCGAACACCCTCATCGAGGACCTGGCCGAGGAGAACGGCTTCGAAGCGGTCTTCACCGAGGACTCGAGCGTGTTCGCGCCCGCCAACGCGGCCGAGCTCGCCCTCTTCGACGCCGTCGTCTTCAACTCGACCACGGGCGACGTGCTCACCGCCGACGAGCAGACCACCTTCGAGGAGTACATCCGCGGCGGCGGCGGCTACGCCGGCATCCACTCCGCGAGCGACACCGAGTACGACTGGCCCTTCTACGGCGGTCTCGTCGGCGGGTACTTCAACGGCCACCCGGCGCCCCAGCAGGCGACGGTGAAGATCGAGGACAAGGTCAACCCGTCGACCATGCACCTCGAGGGCGACACCTGGCTCCTCAGCGACGAGTGGTACAACTACCGCAACTTCACGCGCGACAACGTGCACGTGCTGCTGTCGCTCGACGAGACGAGCTACACGGGCGGCACCCAGGGCGCCGATCACCCGATCGCCTGGTGCCAGGCAGACTACGAAGGCGGCCGCTCGTGGTACACGGGGCTCGGCCACATCGAGTCGAACTACGAGATCCCGGCGTTCCGCCAGCACATCCTCGGCGGCATCGAGATCGCGGCGGGCGTCGTGCCCTCCGGCTGCGCGGCGACGCAGAGCGCGAACTACGAGAAGGTCACGCTCGACGACAACACGCAGAACCCGATGGCGATGGACATCGCGCCCGACGGCAAGGTGTTCTACGCCGAGCGCAACGGTCGCCTGCAGCAGATCGACCCCGAGACCAACGCCACGACGACCGCGCTGACGCTCGCCGTCACCCAGGCCAATGAAGACGGCCTGCTCGGCGTCGTGCTCGACCCCGACTTCGCCGAGAACGGCTGGGTGTACCTCTACTACGCCCCGAACAACGTCGGCGGCGACGGTCCCCACAACCGGCTCTCGCGGTTCACGTACGACTTCGACACGAAGACGGCGTCGCTCGCATCGGAGAAGGTGCTGATGAAGGTGACGACGCAGCGCAACACCTGCTGCCACGCGGGCGGCGACATGCTGTTCGACAACGACGGCAACCTCGTGCTCGCGACCGGCGACAACACCAACCCGTTCGAGTCCGACGGCTACGCGCCCATCGACGAGCGCACCGGCCGTTCGGACTTCGACGCGCAGAAGTCGTCGGCGAACACGAACGACCTTCGCGGCAAGGTGCTCCGCATCACCCCGCAGGCCGACGGCACCTACACGATCCCCGACGGCAACCTGTTCGACGAAGCGGATGACGCGACGAGCAAGACCCGTCCCGAGATCTACGCCATGGGCTTCCGGAACCCGTTCCGCATCGGCCTCGACCCGCAGACGAACAAGCTGTTCGTCGCCGACTACGGCCCCGACGCCGGATCGGCGAACGCGAACCGCGGCCCCGGCGGAACGGTCGAGTGGAACATCGTCGACGAGCCGGGCAACTACGGCTGGCCGCTCTGCGTGGGCATCAAGTGCTACCGGGACTGGAACTTCGCGACCTCGACCGCGGGCCCCGCGTTCGACCCGGCCGCGCCGATCAACAACAGCCCGAACAACACCGGCCTGACGACGCTCCCGCCCGTGATCCAGCCCGAGTGGTGGACCGAGAACGGCACGGCGGCGCTCTACCCCGAGATCGGCAACAGCGGTGCGCCCATGGGCGGCCCGGTGTACCGGTTCGACCCCGACCTCGAGTCCGACACCAAGTGGCCGGCCTACTGGGACGGCAAGGCGATCTTCGGCGAGTGGAACCAGGGCAAGCAGTACTCGATCCAGCTCGACGAGGAGACCGGCTCCGAGATCGTCGACATCAACCGGATCCTGCCCGGCATCTTCGACGGCGGCGGCGACTGGCACCGATCGATGGACTTCGAGTTCGGCCCAGACGGCGCGCTCTACGTCATCGACTGGGGCTCGGACTTCGGCGGCTCGACGGCCGACTCCGGCGTCTACCGCATCGACTACGTCCAGGGCAGCCCTTCGCCGATCGCGCGCGCCTCGGCCGACGTGACGAACGGCCCCGACGAGACGCTGACGGTCAACTTCAGCTCCGAGGGCACGCGGCATCCGCTCGCCCTCGACTACACGCTGGAGTGGAACTTCGGCGACGGCACGGCGACCTCGAGCGAGGCCAACCCGACGCACACCTACGAGGGCGCGGGCCAGTACACGGCCCAGCTCACGGTGACCGACGAACTCGGCCACTCGGCGGTCGCGAACGTGCAGATCGTCGTCGGCAACGCGGTTCCGACCGTGCAGATCACCTTCCCCGAACAGGGCGGGTTCTTCGAGTGGGGCGACCAGGTGCGCTACGAGGTGACGGTGAACGACCCGGATGCCTCGGGTCCCATCGACTGCTCGAACGTCACGGTCGTCGCGGCCCTCGGCCACGACTCGCACAACCACGACTTCGGTGAGCAGCACGGCTGCGAGGGAAGCATCCAGACGATCCGCGACGCGGGCCACGGCCTCGAGGCGAACCTGTTCTGGGTGATCAACGTGAACTACGCCGACGACGGCGGCGCCGCAGGCGTCCCGCTCACCGGCTTCGGCACGAACATCCTCAACCCCAAGTACTTCCAGGCGGAGTACTTCGACGAGACCGGCCGCATCGGCGGAACCGGTGGAGCCGATGACGGGGTTCGCACCGAGACCACGGGCGACTCGGCCGGCGGCGGACGCAACGTCAGCCACATCGAGACGAACGACTGGTGGTCGTACGAGCCGATCAACCTGAAGGGCATCGACTCGGTGTCGCTGCGCATCGCGAAGGGCTTCGCCGGCGACGGCACCATCGCGGCGCGCTGGAACTCGCCGACCGGGCCCACGCTCGGCACGGTGACCTTCCAGCCGACGAACGGCGCGAACGGGCAGCCTGCCTGGCAGACGTATCGGGACTTCCCGATGACGCTGGACACGGCCGCGACGAACGGCGAGACGGGCACGCTGTACTTCGTGCTCACCTCGGGCGGTGCCAACGTCAACAACCTCGTCTTCGAGGGAGACGGCGTCGACACGAACGCCTCGCCGACCGGCGAGCTCACGGTCGACGTGACGAGCGGTGAACCGCCGCTCGCGGTGAACGCCTCCATCGACGCGACCGACCCCGACGGCGACTCCAGCCTCCTCACCTACAAGTGGGATGCCGGAACCGGCGGCGGCTTCGTCAGCGGCACCTCGGAGTTCGCGACCACGTACACCACCCCCGGCGCGTACACCCTCACGGTGCGCGTGACCGACGGCGGCGGCGCGTACCGCGACTTCAAGCAGACGATCACCGTCGACTCGGCGCCCATCGGCATCTGCTACAGCGGTCGCTCCGACGGATTCGACGGCACGTCGCTCGACACGACGAACCGCTGGAACCGCTCGGTGCGCATCGACCAGTTCGCGCAGGTCGCGAACGGTGCGCTCACGATCCCGGCCTCGCTGACGGACATCCACGCCGCCGGCACGGGAACGTCGAACATCGTCCTGCAGGACATCCCTGAAGGTGCCTTCTCGATGACCGCGAAGATCAACTTCCCGGCTCGGGTGCAGTACCAGCAGGCGGGACTCACGATCTACGGCGACGACGACAACTACCTGAAACTCGTGCAGATGGCACGTGGTCAGACGTCGGACCCCGCGAACCGCGTGTTCCAGTTCCTGAAGGAGGACGACGCGACGCCGGTCGAACGCAACACGGCAGCGCTCGGAGCTGACTTCCCCGACACGTACTACGTGCGGCTGGCCAGCGACGGCACCACCGTCACCGCGTCGTACTCGGCGAACGGCACCGACTTCACGACGATGACGGACACGTTCACCCTCGCGGGCATCTCGAACCCGAAGATCGGCCTGCTCGCGCTCGGCTCCAACAGTGCGCCCTCGCAGGCGTACGGCGTGATCAACGCGAAGGTCGACTGGTTCCAGGTGACGCCCGACGACACCGCCACGGCCGAGACGCCGAACGACGAGTTCGACGGCGCGGCCCTGGACGCCTGCCGATGGGAGGTCGTGAACGAGGATGCCTCCGGCTACCGCGTCGCGGACGGCCGACTGCAGATCGACACGTCGCCGTTCGACATCTACAACAGCGACACCGGCGTGACGAACTTCGTCCTCCAGCCCCAGCCGGCCACCGACTGGGTCGTGGAGACGAAGGTCGACGCCTCGGAGTTCGACCGGCGCTACCAGCAGGGCGGCCTGATCCTCTACAAGGATTCGGCCAACTACGTGAAGCTCGACATCCTCGCGACGAACGAGGCCGGTCAGGCGATCGCACGCAACCTGGAGATGCGCAGCGAGATCGGCAATGCCGTGCAGAACCCCCAGCCGAACGCTCCGGCGCCGGCGAACGGGCTCGTCTGGCTGCGTCTGGAGAAGGCCGGAACGACCTTCACCGGATACTCGAGCACCGACGGCGTGAACTGGACGGCGATCGCGCAGACGGTGTCGAACACCGCGCTCGCGGACGCCAAGGTCGGCCTGTACGCCCTGGGCAACTCCGCGCAGGGCCAGGTGTCCAACACCGCCTTCTTCGACTACTTCAAGGTGGTCGAGGAGCCGCTGGAGGTCACGGCGGCCGTGACCCCCGAATCGCCGACCGGCGAGAACGGGTGGTACACGGGTGACGTCACCGTCGCCGTCGAAGCACAGGGGAGCAGCGGCACCGTCTACCGCGAGGTCAACCTCGACGGTGCGGGCTGGGTCGAGTACACGGCGCCCGTCGTCGTGACCGAGGAGGGCGAGCACGAACTGCAGTACCGTGCCTCGACGGCTTCGGCAGGCTCGACCGAGGTGCAGTCGGTCTCGTTCAAGATCGACCGGACGGCACCCGTGCCGACCGCGTCGGTCGTGACCGACGAGGCCGACCCGACGCTGCGGACGCTCGAGCTCGCAGCCGAGGACGCCACGAGCGGGGTCGACTCGATCGAGTACCGCATCGGCGACGCCGAGTGGGCCGCCTACGGCGACCCGGTCGCGCTGCCGACGGCTGCCTCGACGGTCGAGTACCGCGCGACCGACGTCGCCGGCAACACGAGCGAGGTGGCGAGCCTCGAGGTGCCCGCCGTCGACGCCCCGCTCGACGTGACCGTCGTGGCCGGCGCCCGTTGCGTCGCCGGCAAGGCGATGCTCACGCTGCAGACGACGAACAACGAGGAGGTTCCGCTGACCGTCGCGTACACGACGGCCTACGGCGCCAAGTCGTTCGCCGCCGTCGCGCCCGGCAAGAACGCGTTCCATGCGTTCACGACCCGCCTCGTCGAACTGCCCGCCGGGACCGCCACGGTCTCGGTGACGGGAGTCGTCG
Encoded here:
- a CDS encoding enolase C-terminal domain-like protein — protein: MGAAFSYLTSEIRFASPSRLDGAGAASRDADCAAAYLTISDDAIDGPEGHGFVFSVGGSGDVQLAAIEAVMAIIEDRRLDSLLADMGETWRTLVDHTRRGWLAPDGGLAHRAAGAVINALWDLKAKRAGLPLWRLLAGMPSSEIVRLVDFRYLSDALSVEEALAILEGALPRRAERERRLLADGYPAAAASPGELWYSDELLERLCREAMADGFTQIKLKVGANLADDRRRLAIAREVCGPDIAIAVDADRRWGVDEAVWWISALSEFDLHWVEDPTSPVDILGHAAIAHAVTPVPIATGEHALSPVMVKQLLQLNAIGYLQIDATAVNENIATLLLAAGTGVPVCPRAGGAGLSEVVQHLAMFDYVAVSGSMEGRSIEYVDRYHEHFVTPAEVRAGRYRAPLVAGSGAEMLPTSLGDHMWPMLAALDGVA
- a CDS encoding ThuA domain-containing protein, which translates into the protein MHRAVPIPRTRRRTTAFATAFAVIAGLALPALWSPPPAAQAADLEATADFRVLVFSETAGFRHGSITPANTLIEDLAEENGFEAVFTEDSSVFAPANAAELALFDAVVFNSTTGDVLTADEQTTFEEYIRGGGGYAGIHSASDTEYDWPFYGGLVGGYFNGHPAPQQATVKIEDKVNPSTMHLEGDTWLLSDEWYNYRNFTRDNVHVLLSLDETSYTGGTQGADHPIAWCQADYEGGRSWYTGLGHIESNYEIPAFRQHILGGIEIAAGVVPSGCAATQSANYEKVTLDDNTQNPMAMDIAPDGKVFYAERNGRLQQIDPETNATTTALTLAVTQANEDGLLGVVLDPDFAENGWVYLYYAPNNVGGDGPHNRLSRFTYDFDTKTASLASEKVLMKVTTQRNTCCHAGGDMLFDNDGNLVLATGDNTNPFESDGYAPIDERTGRSDFDAQKSSANTNDLRGKVLRITPQADGTYTIPDGNLFDEADDATSKTRPEIYAMGFRNPFRIGLDPQTNKLFVADYGPDAGSANANRGPGGTVEWNIVDEPGNYGWPLCVGIKCYRDWNFATSTAGPAFDPAAPINNSPNNTGLTTLPPVIQPEWWTENGTAALYPEIGNSGAPMGGPVYRFDPDLESDTKWPAYWDGKAIFGEWNQGKQYSIQLDEETGSEIVDINRILPGIFDGGGDWHRSMDFEFGPDGALYVIDWGSDFGGSTADSGVYRIDYVQGSPSPIARASADVTNGPDETLTVNFSSEGTRHPLALDYTLEWNFGDGTATSSEANPTHTYEGAGQYTAQLTVTDELGHSAVANVQIVVGNAVPTVQITFPEQGGFFEWGDQVRYEVTVNDPDASGPIDCSNVTVVAALGHDSHNHDFGEQHGCEGSIQTIRDAGHGLEANLFWVINVNYADDGGAAGVPLTGFGTNILNPKYFQAEYFDETGRIGGTGGADDGVRTETTGDSAGGGRNVSHIETNDWWSYEPINLKGIDSVSLRIAKGFAGDGTIAARWNSPTGPTLGTVTFQPTNGANGQPAWQTYRDFPMTLDTAATNGETGTLYFVLTSGGANVNNLVFEGDGVDTNASPTGELTVDVTSGEPPLAVNASIDATDPDGDSSLLTYKWDAGTGGGFVSGTSEFATTYTTPGAYTLTVRVTDGGGAYRDFKQTITVDSAPIGICYSGRSDGFDGTSLDTTNRWNRSVRIDQFAQVANGALTIPASLTDIHAAGTGTSNIVLQDIPEGAFSMTAKINFPARVQYQQAGLTIYGDDDNYLKLVQMARGQTSDPANRVFQFLKEDDATPVERNTAALGADFPDTYYVRLASDGTTVTASYSANGTDFTTMTDTFTLAGISNPKIGLLALGSNSAPSQAYGVINAKVDWFQVTPDDTATAETPNDEFDGAALDACRWEVVNEDASGYRVADGRLQIDTSPFDIYNSDTGVTNFVLQPQPATDWVVETKVDASEFDRRYQQGGLILYKDSANYVKLDILATNEAGQAIARNLEMRSEIGNAVQNPQPNAPAPANGLVWLRLEKAGTTFTGYSSTDGVNWTAIAQTVSNTALADAKVGLYALGNSAQGQVSNTAFFDYFKVVEEPLEVTAAVTPESPTGENGWYTGDVTVAVEAQGSSGTVYREVNLDGAGWVEYTAPVVVTEEGEHELQYRASTASAGSTEVQSVSFKIDRTAPVPTASVVTDEADPTLRTLELAAEDATSGVDSIEYRIGDAEWAAYGDPVALPTAASTVEYRATDVAGNTSEVASLEVPAVDAPLDVTVVAGARCVAGKAMLTLQTTNNEEVPLTVAYTTAYGAKSFAAVAPGKNAFHAFTTRLVELPAGTATVSVTGVVDGASVTSTIEVQYPAYSCG